Proteins encoded together in one Streptomyces sp. TLI_171 window:
- the npdG gene encoding NADPH-dependent F420 reductase: MTQPDSVNATAGPGRTLPDVSHLVVGVLGGTGDQGRGLAHRLAKAGQRVVIGSRSAERAEACAAELGLGIRGADNAACAADSDVVIVAVPWDGHAETLTALRAELAGKIVVDCVNPLGFDKQGAYPLQVPEGSAAQQAAALLPDSTVTAAFHHLSAVLLQDESVESIDTDVMVLGEDRAATEIVQALASVIPGMRGIFAGRLRNAHQVESLVANLISVNRRYKAHAGLRITDV, from the coding sequence ATGACGCAACCCGATTCAGTGAACGCGACGGCCGGTCCGGGCCGGACCCTGCCCGACGTCTCCCACCTCGTGGTCGGTGTCCTCGGCGGCACCGGCGACCAGGGCCGCGGCCTCGCCCACCGGCTCGCCAAGGCCGGCCAGCGGGTGGTGATCGGCTCCCGCAGCGCCGAGCGCGCCGAGGCCTGCGCCGCCGAGCTCGGCCTGGGCATCCGCGGCGCCGACAACGCGGCCTGCGCCGCCGACAGCGACGTGGTGATCGTCGCGGTGCCGTGGGACGGCCACGCCGAGACGCTCACCGCGCTGCGCGCCGAGCTCGCCGGGAAGATCGTGGTCGACTGCGTCAACCCGCTGGGCTTCGACAAGCAGGGCGCCTACCCGCTGCAGGTCCCGGAGGGCTCGGCCGCCCAGCAGGCCGCCGCGCTGCTGCCGGACTCCACCGTCACCGCGGCCTTCCACCACCTGTCGGCCGTCCTGCTGCAGGACGAGTCGGTGGAGTCGATCGACACCGACGTGATGGTGCTCGGCGAGGACCGGGCCGCCACCGAGATCGTGCAGGCGCTGGCCTCGGTGATCCCCGGCATGCGCGGCATCTTCGCCGGGCGGCTGCGCAACGCCCACCAGGTCGAGTCGCTGGTGGCGAACCTGATCTCGGTGAACCGGCGCTACAAGGCCCACGCGGGCCTGCGCATCACCGACGTCTGA
- a CDS encoding bifunctional DNA primase/polymerase, translating into MEASSRWTSWWRRGERDDRPDTGGDAAARLDLLLGAVRAGFPVAPAAHPAGHRCSCDRVGCPAPAQHPVSFAWQSQATVDAEQLARWLSRDPEANFVTATGRAHDVLDVPAEAGVLALQRLEAQGVGGPVAAVGEDRYLFFTATRGTPQDEDEWWTSALDSTPDTVSEHPGLRWHCRGSYTLVPPAALPDGSRVRWLRGPEQPLPDPLRVLDVLTDACTEVGAVAQEQWLIG; encoded by the coding sequence ATGGAAGCCAGCAGCAGGTGGACGTCCTGGTGGCGGCGGGGCGAGCGGGACGACCGGCCGGACACCGGAGGGGACGCGGCTGCGAGGCTGGATCTGCTGCTGGGGGCGGTCCGGGCGGGGTTCCCGGTGGCGCCGGCGGCGCACCCGGCCGGCCACCGGTGCTCGTGCGACCGGGTCGGCTGTCCGGCCCCGGCCCAGCATCCGGTGTCCTTCGCCTGGCAGTCCCAGGCCACCGTCGACGCCGAACAGTTGGCGCGCTGGCTGTCCCGCGACCCGGAGGCGAACTTCGTCACCGCGACGGGCCGGGCGCACGACGTGCTGGACGTCCCGGCCGAGGCCGGCGTCCTGGCGCTGCAGCGGCTGGAGGCGCAGGGCGTGGGCGGCCCGGTGGCCGCCGTCGGCGAGGACCGCTACCTGTTCTTCACCGCCACCCGGGGCACCCCGCAGGACGAGGACGAGTGGTGGACCAGTGCGCTGGACTCCACCCCCGACACCGTCTCCGAGCACCCGGGCCTGCGCTGGCACTGCCGCGGCTCGTACACCCTGGTCCCGCCGGCCGCGCTGCCGGACGGCTCCCGGGTGCGCTGGCTGCGCGGCCCCGAGCAGCCGCTGCCGGACCCGCTGCGGGTGCTGGACGTGCTGACCGACGCGTGCACCGAGGTCGGCGCGGTCGCCCAGGAGCAGTGGCTGATCGGCTGA
- a CDS encoding MFS transporter, with product MTGTARFFRKLLPDLTPWRESRDFRLLWASGCVTGFGSFLSFVALPIQIKQLTGSAFAVGLVGAFELVPLVVFGLWGGALADALDRRRLVLLSEAGLALLAALMLANSLLPHPLLWPIYLVAALTAALDGLQRPALDSLTPRVVAHDRLPAAFALNSLYRNVASVAGPPLAGVVVAVAGARSAYALDLLTFLVSLALISRMRAVPPAESAEAPSLRTIGQGLRYAWGRKDLLGTYAIDLVAMLFAYPVALYPFLAASMDAEWALGLLYAATAAGALAVAATGGWTARVHRHGRMLLFAALGWGGAMALAGLAGNVWLVLLFLALAGGADQISGVARSTIWNQSIPDELRGRLAGVELLSYSVGPQLGQVRAGGMAALIGVRGSIWAGGALCVAGVLALTAAIPKLLAWDSRTDPHALAVRDQHERQAATVS from the coding sequence GTGACAGGTACCGCCCGGTTCTTCCGCAAGCTGCTCCCCGATCTCACGCCCTGGCGCGAGTCGCGGGACTTCCGTCTGCTCTGGGCCTCCGGCTGCGTCACCGGTTTCGGCAGCTTCCTGTCCTTCGTGGCGCTGCCGATCCAGATCAAACAACTGACCGGCTCCGCCTTCGCGGTGGGCCTGGTCGGCGCGTTCGAGCTCGTCCCGCTGGTGGTGTTCGGCCTGTGGGGCGGGGCGCTGGCGGACGCCCTGGACCGGCGCCGCCTGGTGCTGCTCAGCGAGGCGGGGCTGGCCCTGCTGGCCGCGCTGATGCTGGCCAACTCGCTGCTGCCGCACCCCCTGCTGTGGCCGATCTACCTGGTCGCGGCGCTGACCGCGGCGCTGGACGGCCTGCAGCGCCCGGCGCTGGACTCGCTGACCCCGCGGGTGGTCGCGCACGACCGGCTGCCCGCCGCGTTCGCCCTGAACTCGCTGTACCGCAACGTCGCCTCGGTGGCCGGCCCGCCGCTGGCGGGCGTGGTCGTCGCAGTCGCCGGGGCGCGCAGCGCGTACGCCCTGGACCTGCTCACCTTCCTGGTCTCACTGGCGCTGATCTCCCGGATGCGGGCCGTCCCGCCGGCGGAGAGCGCCGAGGCGCCCTCGCTGCGCACCATCGGGCAGGGCCTGCGGTACGCCTGGGGCCGCAAGGACCTGCTGGGCACCTACGCGATCGACCTGGTGGCGATGCTGTTCGCCTACCCGGTGGCGCTCTACCCGTTCCTGGCCGCGTCGATGGACGCGGAGTGGGCGCTGGGCCTGCTGTACGCCGCCACCGCGGCCGGCGCGCTGGCGGTGGCCGCCACCGGCGGCTGGACGGCCCGGGTGCACCGGCACGGCCGGATGCTGCTGTTCGCCGCGCTCGGCTGGGGCGGCGCGATGGCGCTGGCCGGCCTGGCCGGGAACGTCTGGCTGGTGCTGCTGTTCCTGGCGCTGGCGGGCGGGGCCGACCAGATCAGCGGGGTGGCGCGGTCGACGATCTGGAACCAGTCCATCCCCGACGAGCTGCGCGGCCGGCTCGCCGGGGTGGAGCTGCTGTCCTACTCGGTGGGCCCGCAGCTCGGCCAGGTGCGGGCCGGCGGCATGGCCGCGCTGATCGGCGTGCGGGGCTCGATCTGGGCGGGCGGGGCGCTGTGCGTCGCGGGCGTGCTGGCGCTGACCGCGGCGATCCCCAAGCTGCTGGCCTGGGACTCGCGCACCGACCCGCACGCGCTGGCCGTCCGCGACCAGCACGAGCGGCAGGCCGCGACGGTCTCCTGA
- a CDS encoding BTAD domain-containing putative transcriptional regulator, translating to MHYGILGTTTAHHDDGTPVALGGARLRALLAALALREGRPVPAELLADEVWADEPPQDAAAALQTLVGRLRRTVGRAEIGSGPAGYWLTGARTDVAEFQRLAADGARALEDGDPAAAAEHLNAALALWRGPALADLPDRTGPAARLESRHEEARRHRLAAELALGRAAEVTAELAELCREHPLDEQLHALQLRALRAAGRTAEALNRYEEVRRILADQLGTDPGPELRALHQELLTAQPAPAPARATRAGAAGGNLRPGRTSFVGRDSELATVAGALTAGRLTTLTGPGGSGKTRLSVEAGRREQDAERWPGGVWQIELAPLEDPAAVPDAVASALGLRETVLHTGGAVAEAIEGGRKDPVRRVVDHLGRRRVLLLLDNCEHVIQAAADLADRLLADCPGVTVLATSREPLGVPGEAVLPVEPLPDPSALRLLGERGAAARPDFRVDQDPAACAELCRRLDGLPLAIELAAARLRGLTPRQLAERLDSRFALLTAGSRTLLPRQQTLRAVVDWSWDLLGPRERAVLRRLSVFAGGCTLEAAEQVVADGESVPRAEVADLLLSLVDKSLLVAGLGEQPRYWMLETIHEYAAERLAEAAEPETGHRHTAYYRELSRHAYLNLHGPGQLDELARLDREQENVRAALRRAVDTGDEQEGLALALSMAGYWMLRDYRTESRTWYEAVAALGPDPYADDAPPPVPLAAGPLDAPLPMPPDLLDEARRQLGLHRLISLFSGDMSLLDDSGALDTARRILETYTRDLPQSYRQPVLSRVFTVFLTGEMERTREVMDDAVAGARVHGGPGDLAFALQLRARLLNDLAGGLEQAIADSEEALALYTAMGDRWGCSDALSGKAENATKSGDAEQAELAFRQAIELSIQLGAHQEVPMLRARLGEVVAERDPEAGERMVREAVADAAFDSTDAEGARLYGRLVLCNLAVTRGDFAEALAVLDELPVDPGYRVPFPSVFGGIVTCVRGWVVARAGDPVSGLALMRTGRRTMTEVEGGATIFVEHMAMMLMTPIAGALTEYARLRGEPAAARRAAELLGAHNGLSGTPGSFMERAEYTRCARLLRDLLGAEDYAASYEQGGRLTLREASALMNDPGSFGAAD from the coding sequence GTGCACTACGGCATCCTCGGCACCACCACCGCCCACCACGACGACGGCACCCCGGTCGCGCTCGGCGGCGCCCGGCTGCGCGCCCTGCTGGCCGCGCTGGCCCTGCGCGAGGGCCGGCCGGTCCCGGCCGAGCTGCTGGCCGACGAGGTGTGGGCGGACGAGCCGCCGCAGGACGCCGCCGCCGCGCTGCAGACGCTGGTCGGGAGGCTGCGCCGGACGGTGGGCCGGGCCGAGATCGGCTCCGGGCCCGCCGGGTACTGGCTGACCGGCGCGCGCACCGACGTCGCGGAGTTCCAGCGGCTGGCCGCCGACGGGGCGCGGGCGCTGGAGGACGGCGACCCGGCGGCCGCCGCCGAGCACCTGAACGCGGCGCTCGCGCTGTGGCGCGGCCCGGCGCTGGCCGACCTGCCGGACCGCACCGGCCCCGCCGCCCGGCTGGAGAGCCGGCACGAGGAGGCCCGCCGGCACCGGCTGGCCGCCGAGCTGGCGCTCGGCCGGGCCGCCGAGGTGACCGCCGAGCTCGCCGAACTCTGCCGCGAGCACCCGCTGGACGAGCAGCTGCACGCGCTGCAGCTGCGCGCCCTGCGGGCCGCGGGCCGCACCGCGGAGGCACTGAACCGCTACGAGGAGGTCCGGCGCATCCTGGCGGATCAGCTCGGCACCGATCCGGGGCCCGAACTGCGCGCCCTGCACCAGGAGTTGCTGACCGCGCAGCCCGCGCCCGCGCCGGCCCGCGCGACCAGGGCCGGCGCGGCCGGCGGGAACCTGCGCCCCGGCCGGACCAGCTTCGTCGGCCGGGACAGCGAACTCGCCACCGTGGCGGGCGCCCTGACGGCGGGCCGGCTCACCACGCTGACCGGGCCGGGCGGCTCCGGCAAGACCCGGCTGTCGGTGGAGGCGGGCCGCCGCGAGCAGGACGCCGAGCGCTGGCCCGGCGGCGTGTGGCAGATCGAGCTGGCCCCGCTGGAGGACCCCGCGGCCGTCCCGGACGCGGTGGCCTCCGCGCTCGGCCTGCGGGAGACGGTGCTGCACACCGGCGGCGCCGTCGCCGAGGCCATCGAGGGCGGCCGCAAGGACCCGGTGCGCCGGGTGGTCGACCACCTCGGCCGGCGCCGGGTCCTGCTGCTGCTCGACAACTGCGAGCACGTCATCCAGGCCGCCGCCGACCTCGCCGACCGGCTGCTCGCCGACTGCCCGGGCGTCACGGTGCTGGCCACCAGCCGCGAGCCGCTGGGCGTCCCGGGCGAGGCGGTGCTGCCGGTCGAGCCGCTGCCCGACCCGTCCGCGCTGCGGCTGCTCGGCGAACGCGGCGCCGCCGCCCGCCCGGACTTCCGCGTCGACCAGGACCCGGCGGCCTGCGCCGAGCTGTGCCGCCGGCTGGACGGCCTGCCACTGGCCATCGAGCTCGCCGCGGCCCGGCTGCGCGGCCTGACGCCGCGCCAGCTCGCCGAGCGGCTGGACTCCCGGTTCGCCCTGCTCACCGCCGGCTCCCGGACGCTGCTGCCGCGCCAGCAGACCCTGCGCGCGGTCGTCGACTGGTCCTGGGACCTGCTCGGCCCGCGCGAGCGCGCCGTGCTGCGCCGGCTGTCGGTGTTCGCCGGCGGCTGCACCCTGGAGGCGGCCGAACAGGTCGTCGCCGACGGCGAGTCGGTGCCCCGCGCGGAGGTCGCCGACCTGCTGCTCTCGCTGGTCGACAAGTCGCTGCTGGTGGCGGGCCTCGGTGAGCAGCCGCGCTACTGGATGCTGGAGACCATCCACGAGTACGCGGCCGAGCGCCTCGCCGAGGCCGCCGAACCCGAGACCGGCCACCGCCACACCGCCTACTACCGGGAGCTCAGCCGCCACGCCTACCTGAACCTGCACGGCCCCGGCCAGCTCGACGAACTCGCCCGCCTCGACCGCGAGCAGGAGAACGTCCGGGCCGCGCTGCGCCGCGCCGTCGACACCGGCGACGAGCAGGAGGGCCTGGCGCTGGCGCTGTCGATGGCCGGCTACTGGATGCTGCGCGACTACCGCACCGAGTCCCGCACCTGGTACGAGGCGGTCGCCGCGCTCGGCCCCGACCCGTATGCCGACGACGCGCCGCCGCCCGTCCCGCTCGCCGCCGGCCCGCTGGACGCACCGCTGCCGATGCCGCCCGACCTGCTCGACGAGGCCCGCCGGCAGCTCGGCCTGCACCGGCTGATCAGCCTGTTCTCCGGCGACATGAGCCTGCTCGACGACTCCGGCGCGCTGGACACCGCCCGCCGGATCCTGGAGACCTACACCCGCGACCTGCCGCAGTCCTACCGGCAGCCGGTGCTCAGCCGGGTGTTCACGGTCTTCCTCACCGGCGAGATGGAGCGCACCCGCGAGGTGATGGACGACGCGGTGGCCGGCGCCCGGGTGCACGGCGGCCCCGGCGACCTGGCCTTCGCCCTGCAGCTGCGCGCCCGGCTGCTCAACGACCTGGCGGGCGGCCTGGAGCAGGCGATCGCCGACAGCGAGGAGGCGCTCGCCCTCTACACCGCGATGGGCGACCGCTGGGGGTGCTCGGACGCGCTGTCCGGCAAGGCCGAGAACGCCACCAAGTCCGGTGACGCCGAGCAGGCCGAGCTGGCCTTCCGGCAGGCCATCGAGCTGAGCATCCAGCTCGGCGCGCACCAGGAGGTGCCGATGCTGCGGGCCCGGCTCGGCGAGGTGGTGGCCGAGCGCGACCCGGAGGCCGGCGAGCGGATGGTCCGCGAGGCGGTCGCCGACGCCGCCTTCGACAGCACCGACGCCGAGGGCGCCCGGCTGTACGGACGCCTGGTGCTGTGCAACCTGGCGGTGACGCGCGGCGACTTCGCCGAGGCGCTCGCGGTGCTCGACGAGCTGCCCGTCGACCCCGGTTACCGGGTCCCGTTCCCGTCGGTGTTCGGCGGCATCGTCACCTGCGTCCGCGGCTGGGTGGTGGCCCGGGCCGGCGACCCGGTCTCCGGCCTGGCGCTGATGCGCACCGGCCGCCGCACCATGACCGAGGTCGAGGGCGGCGCCACCATCTTCGTCGAGCACATGGCGATGATGCTGATGACCCCGATCGCCGGCGCCCTCACCGAGTACGCCCGGCTGCGCGGCGAACCCGCCGCCGCCCGCCGCGCCGCCGAACTGCTCGGCGCCCACAACGGACTCAGCGGCACCCCCGGGTCCTTCATGGAGCGCGCCGAGTACACCCGGTGCGCCCGGCTGCTGCGCGACCTGCTCGGCGCCGAGGACTACGCGGCCTCGTACGAACAGGGCGGACGCCTCACCTTGCGTGAGGCGTCCGCCCTGATGAACGATCCCGGCTCGTTCGGGGCCGCGGACTGA
- a CDS encoding site-2 protease family protein: MTFASTSQRSVENRVSPIFLVLAATFVASGWALGTGWGNAGIGVFLFVVAGWMVSLCLHEYAHARTALHGGDITIGAKGYLTLNPLKYGHVLLSFVLPVIFVIMGGIGLPGGAVYIERDRISGRLKHSLISAAGPLVNVAFAVVTLLLVGGGWFEDPDMPATTGDGGMYVHSALPSALAFLAYLQVTAAILNLLPVPGLDGYGIIEPWLSYKTRRAIAPYAPYGMLVLFALVWQSQVGQWLFDLTMRIFDLFGVDGRYMGVGYELFRFWN, encoded by the coding sequence ATGACCTTCGCCAGTACCAGTCAGCGCAGCGTGGAGAACCGGGTCAGCCCGATCTTCCTGGTGCTGGCCGCCACCTTCGTCGCCTCCGGCTGGGCACTGGGCACCGGCTGGGGCAACGCCGGGATCGGCGTGTTCCTGTTCGTGGTGGCGGGCTGGATGGTCTCGCTCTGCCTGCACGAGTACGCGCACGCCCGCACCGCGCTGCACGGCGGCGACATCACCATCGGCGCCAAGGGCTACCTGACGCTGAACCCGCTGAAGTACGGGCACGTCCTGCTGAGCTTCGTGCTGCCGGTGATCTTCGTGATCATGGGCGGCATCGGCCTGCCCGGCGGCGCGGTCTACATCGAGCGGGACCGGATCTCCGGCCGGCTCAAGCACAGCCTGATCTCGGCGGCCGGCCCGCTGGTGAACGTGGCCTTCGCCGTGGTCACGCTGCTGCTGGTCGGCGGGGGCTGGTTCGAGGACCCGGACATGCCGGCCACCACCGGCGACGGCGGCATGTACGTGCACTCGGCGCTGCCGTCGGCCCTCGCGTTCCTCGCCTACCTGCAGGTGACCGCGGCGATCCTGAACCTGCTGCCGGTGCCCGGCCTGGACGGCTACGGCATCATCGAGCCCTGGCTGTCCTACAAGACCCGGCGGGCGATCGCCCCGTACGCGCCCTACGGCATGCTGGTGCTGTTCGCGCTGGTGTGGCAGAGCCAGGTCGGCCAGTGGCTGTTCGACCTGACGATGCGGATCTTCGACCTGTTCGGCGTCGACGGCCGCTACATGGGCGTCGGCTACGAGCTGTTCCGCTTCTGGAACTAG
- a CDS encoding ACT domain-containing protein, whose amino-acid sequence MAGERDLQKLLTGMHPVRNAGRYVYCTLPGKVPAGLRPVVTVAEPEGVTFVVAQEEADALGLPYSFVAAWITLRVHSALDAVGLTAAVAAALADRGISCNVVAGFHHDHLFVPFEDADRAVDALNSLSLSFS is encoded by the coding sequence ATGGCAGGCGAACGCGACCTTCAGAAGCTGCTGACCGGCATGCACCCCGTCCGCAACGCGGGCCGCTACGTGTACTGCACCCTCCCCGGCAAGGTGCCCGCCGGGCTGCGGCCGGTCGTCACGGTCGCCGAACCGGAGGGCGTGACCTTCGTGGTCGCCCAGGAGGAGGCCGACGCGCTCGGCCTGCCGTACTCCTTCGTCGCCGCCTGGATCACCCTCCGGGTGCACTCCGCGCTGGACGCCGTCGGCCTCACCGCTGCCGTCGCCGCCGCCCTGGCCGACCGCGGCATCAGCTGCAACGTGGTGGCCGGTTTCCACCACGACCACCTGTTCGTCCCCTTCGAGGACGCCGATCGGGCCGTGGACGCGCTCAACTCGCTCTCGCTCTCGTTCTCCTGA
- a CDS encoding serine hydrolase, with the protein MPSDPQHPADWTAATAAALGGALADLVAADQFPGGVLTIGEAGRSRRTVAHGTVAPECGPALPDEHTRYDLASLTKVLATWPLVGVAVRTGRLDLDAPLRAALPGLPLPGGELTARQLLTHTSGLLPQTGLARYEHTGRPLIEHLCAEPLTTAPGAHHRYIDRGFILLGLLLPTLLGRPLQQLADALWADLGLTATGYGPLPRDPRTAPTEQRLRGAPRTWGIPHDPSAALLGGVAGHAGVFSTPADLAAFAERLLTPPGPLPDWFAESCRPLTPVEPGLDRGLAWLVTSDGSVAYHHGFTGTSLYLAPHSRRYVVLCSNAVYHGWNRTRLAGLRALALRTLTR; encoded by the coding sequence GTGCCATCCGATCCGCAGCACCCCGCCGACTGGACCGCCGCCACCGCCGCCGCCCTCGGCGGCGCGCTGGCCGACCTGGTGGCGGCCGACCAGTTCCCCGGCGGCGTGCTCACCATCGGGGAGGCGGGCCGCTCCCGGCGGACCGTCGCCCACGGCACCGTGGCCCCCGAGTGCGGTCCGGCCCTCCCCGACGAGCACACCCGCTACGACCTCGCCTCGCTCACCAAGGTGCTCGCCACCTGGCCCCTGGTCGGCGTCGCCGTCCGCACCGGCCGACTGGACCTGGACGCCCCGCTCCGCGCCGCCCTGCCCGGACTCCCGCTCCCCGGCGGCGAGCTGACCGCCCGCCAGCTGCTCACCCACACCTCGGGCCTGCTCCCGCAGACCGGCCTGGCCAGGTACGAGCACACCGGCCGCCCGCTGATCGAGCACCTGTGCGCCGAACCGCTGACCACCGCGCCCGGCGCGCACCATCGCTACATCGACCGCGGGTTCATCCTGCTCGGCCTGCTGCTGCCCACCCTGCTGGGCCGCCCGCTGCAGCAACTCGCCGACGCGCTCTGGGCCGACCTCGGCCTGACCGCCACCGGCTACGGCCCGCTGCCGCGCGACCCGCGGACCGCCCCGACCGAGCAGCGGCTGCGCGGCGCGCCCCGCACCTGGGGCATCCCGCACGACCCGAGCGCCGCCCTGCTCGGCGGGGTGGCCGGCCACGCCGGGGTGTTCTCCACCCCCGCCGACCTGGCCGCCTTCGCCGAGCGCCTGCTCACCCCGCCCGGCCCGCTGCCCGACTGGTTCGCCGAGAGCTGCCGCCCGCTCACCCCCGTCGAGCCGGGCCTGGACCGCGGCCTCGCCTGGCTCGTCACCTCGGACGGCTCCGTCGCCTACCACCACGGCTTCACCGGCACCAGCCTCTACCTGGCCCCGCACAGCCGCCGCTACGTCGTGCTCTGCAGCAACGCCGTCTACCACGGCTGGAACCGCACCCGGCTGGCCGGCCTGCGCGCCCTCGCACTGCGCACCCTGACGCGCTGA
- the map gene encoding type I methionyl aminopeptidase, whose amino-acid sequence MALVPGTQSPTRKVPAHIARPEYVGKPAPTPYTGPEVQTAETIEKMRIAGRIAARAMAEAAKLIAPGVTTDELDAVAHAYMCDHGAYPSDLGYRGFPKSICTSINEVICHGIPDSTVLQDGDIVNIDATAFIHGVHGDLNATYLCGEVDEESRLLVERTEESLNRAIKAVRPGRQINVIGRVIESYAKRFDYGVVRDFTGHGINTSFHSGLIVPHYDSDRATQVIKPGMTFTIEPMLTLGTYDYEIWPDGWTVVTKDRKRTAQFEHTLVVTADGAEVLTLP is encoded by the coding sequence ATGGCTCTGGTACCCGGCACGCAGTCCCCCACCCGCAAGGTCCCCGCGCACATCGCGCGACCGGAGTACGTCGGCAAGCCCGCGCCGACCCCGTACACCGGCCCCGAGGTGCAGACCGCGGAGACCATCGAGAAGATGCGGATCGCCGGCCGGATCGCGGCGCGGGCGATGGCGGAGGCGGCGAAGCTGATCGCCCCCGGCGTGACCACCGACGAACTGGACGCCGTCGCCCACGCGTACATGTGCGACCACGGCGCCTACCCGTCCGACCTCGGCTACCGGGGGTTCCCGAAGTCGATCTGCACCTCGATCAACGAGGTGATCTGCCACGGCATCCCGGACTCGACGGTGCTGCAGGACGGCGACATCGTCAACATCGACGCCACCGCCTTCATCCACGGCGTGCACGGCGACCTGAACGCCACCTACCTGTGCGGCGAGGTGGACGAGGAGTCCCGGCTGCTGGTCGAGCGGACCGAGGAGTCGCTGAACCGGGCGATCAAGGCGGTCCGCCCGGGCCGGCAGATCAACGTGATCGGCCGGGTGATCGAGTCCTACGCCAAGCGGTTCGACTACGGCGTGGTCCGGGACTTCACCGGCCACGGCATCAACACCTCGTTCCACTCCGGGCTGATCGTCCCGCACTACGACAGCGACCGGGCCACCCAGGTGATCAAGCCGGGCATGACCTTCACCATCGAGCCGATGCTCACCCTGGGAACCTACGACTACGAGATCTGGCCGGACGGCTGGACGGTGGTCACCAAGGACCGCAAGCGGACCGCGCAGTTCGAGCACACCCTGGTGGTGACCGCCGACGGCGCCGAGGTCCTCACGCTGCCCTGA
- a CDS encoding winged helix DNA-binding domain-containing protein produces MTDVLSTRALNRTLLQRQFLTARTSRPALQVVEHLVALQSQEPNWPYLGLWTRLDGFRREDLTALLHDGSVVRSASLRSTQHLTSGPDFLRLRPVLQPVLDRTSRARYFAAETAGLDLDELVDAGRELTAGRTLPRRELARALAERFPGRAGRVLAGAVELRVPMVQDPAAGAWGGWGNPSNVAVTPAEHRLGAPLAPPRVETLVRRYLAAFGPAGVKDLQAWSGLTRLRGVFDTLRPQLRVLRDERGTELFDLPDAPLAPADLPVPVRFLPAFDNLLLGHADRSRVIGDDERRLVMPGRAVVHPTFLVDGFVHGTWSLRGAALRLSPFRPLSPADRRAVLAEAEQLLAFLAPDPGSDPDGPRVAFA; encoded by the coding sequence ATGACCGACGTGCTGTCCACCCGCGCCCTGAACCGCACCCTGCTGCAGCGCCAGTTCCTGACCGCCCGGACCTCCCGCCCGGCCCTCCAGGTGGTCGAGCACCTGGTCGCGCTGCAGAGCCAGGAACCCAACTGGCCGTACCTGGGCCTGTGGACCCGGCTGGACGGCTTCCGGCGCGAGGACCTGACGGCGCTGCTCCACGACGGCAGCGTGGTGCGCTCCGCCTCCCTGCGCAGCACCCAGCACCTCACCAGCGGCCCGGACTTCCTGCGACTGCGCCCCGTCCTGCAGCCCGTCCTGGACCGCACCTCGCGGGCCCGGTACTTCGCCGCCGAGACCGCCGGGCTGGACCTCGACGAACTCGTCGACGCCGGGCGGGAGCTGACGGCCGGTCGGACGCTGCCCCGGCGGGAGCTGGCCCGCGCGCTCGCCGAACGCTTCCCCGGCCGCGCGGGCCGGGTGCTGGCGGGAGCGGTCGAACTGCGGGTGCCGATGGTGCAGGACCCGGCGGCCGGCGCCTGGGGCGGGTGGGGCAACCCCTCGAACGTGGCCGTCACGCCGGCCGAGCACCGGCTCGGCGCGCCGCTGGCGCCGCCGCGGGTGGAGACCCTGGTCCGCCGCTACCTGGCCGCGTTCGGCCCGGCCGGCGTCAAGGACCTGCAGGCCTGGTCCGGCCTGACCCGGCTGCGCGGTGTGTTCGACACGTTGCGTCCGCAGCTGCGCGTCCTGCGCGACGAGCGGGGCACCGAGCTCTTCGACCTGCCGGACGCCCCGCTCGCGCCCGCGGACCTGCCCGTCCCCGTGCGCTTCCTGCCCGCGTTCGACAACCTGCTGCTCGGGCACGCCGACCGCAGCCGGGTGATCGGAGACGACGAGCGCCGCCTGGTGATGCCGGGCCGGGCCGTGGTGCACCCCACCTTCCTGGTCGACGGCTTCGTCCACGGCACCTGGTCGCTGCGGGGCGCCGCCCTGCGGCTCTCGCCCTTCCGTCCGCTCTCCCCCGCCGACCGCCGGGCCGTCCTCGCCGAGGCCGAGCAACTGCTCGCCTTCCTCGCCCCCGACCCCGGCTCGGACCCGGACGGCCCGAGGGTCGCCTTCGCCTGA